The following coding sequences are from one Eucalyptus grandis isolate ANBG69807.140 chromosome 11, ASM1654582v1, whole genome shotgun sequence window:
- the LOC104424335 gene encoding chloride conductance regulatory protein ICln, with product MVLGLRQFSQRTGDGAGEPILDADNGEELMHVQPGVAIVLGGRTPEARGTLYISTHQVIWLSDVDRNKGYAVDFLSISLHAVSRDPEAYPSPCIYAQIEIEVDEEGADGSDSEHDETLDLSKVKEMRLVPSDPNQLDTLFEVFCECAELNPEPSEEEGEGGGHDWIFSADLMGHEAGEGEDSDWHSNPTTSIGYSNGEHELAQNVLELQIHDQRFEDAEEMEHRESNSGHH from the exons ATGGTTCTAGGGCTCAGACAATTCTCGCAGCGCACCGGCGACGGCGCCGGAGAGCCGATCCTCGATGCCGATAACGGCGAGGAGCTCATGCACGTTCAGCCCGGCGTCGCCATCGTTCTCGGCGGTCGCACTCCTGAAGCTCGCGGCACTCTTTACATCTCAACTCA TCAAGTTATATGGTTGAGCGATGTGGACCGGAACAAGGGCTACGCCGTGGATTTCTTGTCCATCTCGCTTCACGCGGTTTCGAGAGACCCTGAAGCTTACCCTTCTCCTTGCATTTATGCACAG ATTGAGATTGAAGTGGATGAAGAGGGGGCTGACGGCTCAGATTCAGAACATGATGAAACTTTAGACTTGTCAAAGGTTAAAGAGATGAGGCTTGTTCCTTCAGATCCAAACCAAT TGGACACTTTGTTTGAGGTATTCTGTGAGTGTGCCGAGCTGAATCCCGAGCCCTCAGAAG aagaaggggaaggaggagggcatgattggatttttagtgctGACTTAATGGGGCATGAGGCTGGAG AAGGAGAAGATTCTGATTGGCATTCCAATCCAACAACCTCAATTGGCTATTCTAATGGCGAGCATGAGCTTGCTCAAAATGTGCTTGAG CTTCAGATTCACGATCAGCGTTTTGAGGATGCTGAGGAGATGGAACATCGAGAGAGCAATAGCGGACATCACTGA